In Channa argus isolate prfri chromosome 15, Channa argus male v1.0, whole genome shotgun sequence, the DNA window CAAAATCCTTACTGTGACACTTTGAGCTGCTTTCGaagaaaatgcataaaaatacaaacagatgtGAGGCTTCATATAAaggcacatactgtaaaaagcATTTGCACATCAATGCCAGTGTTGTTCAAAAGTTCAAAGATGACAAGAGAGATTAATTTTCCATTCTATTAAAGAAAAAGCTATGTTAGTGTTTGATCTAGTAGTGGCATGTACTCTAGTCTGATAATTCAGTTTCAACCAAACATGTGGCAGTAACACCATTGCTTCTCACTCAATTGTTGCATAAACTTACACAGAATTAATGCTGCAGCTTATTTCATACACCCTGTAACAAGTTCTGACTTATAATACCCCTGCTGTCCTAATCACATTATTGTAACATATTCCTATGTGAAATGGATTGTGTGACAAACTGTGCAGCAATGCTCAAAAGCTGTTTGAggttttcaattaaaaataagTTGTTAAAGGGAATAAATGCCCTCATATTATGTGCTGGTGAGTCACTcgaattgttaaaaaaataacagtactCTTTTCTACGTAAGTAGTACTCTTAACACTGTTTCATGAACAGTTAAAATGTAAGCATGTGGTGCACTAAGTCTGACTGAACACAACAACCCCCATATGCACGTTATTCTTCTTCTCTATAGTATTTATCTGAGGCACCACGACCACCTGCTACAGTCTGCCTGTCATAGAGACATTCTTCCCTCGGATATAGCATTATATAGCTCTTCATCTACAGCCTCATAACGTGCAGCTCTAGTGTTCAAAAAGTAGATCTGATCGGTTGTAAGACGTGGGTCGTATCCCTCCCTCTGTAGCctggttttctgtattttaaatgtacctATGCAGAGATATAGAGATGCATAAAATGGGTCATTAATGTAAAATCATTATTGATGGTTAAAATTTTTACAGCCTCATgggagatattttttttaaaaggattgTTTACCTGTGGTGTCTACATGTGGGGAGATTCGCAGGAACACAGGGCGAGCATATGGAGGAAGAGCTAGCTGGACTTTCTGCAAGAAACTGTTCCAATCAAAACACCCTGTGGTGTTCGCAATAGCAGCCATGCCTGCCTTACCTTCCACACCTGGTATGAAACATGATGATAAGTACTTGTGATGAAAACGGTAATAATCAATATGCATTAGAGGGAAGTAATATTTATGTCCCAACATGATTTTAAGAGCAGTGCATGGAGCCCTGCTGTaacttcatattttatttttgcatattttaaactgAAGTATCACCTGGTACAGTCACTCCATACACAGCCACATCAGTCTGACCCAGAAGACTGCTGAGTATGCCCTCAACCTCAGTGGTTGAGACATTTTCTCCTCGCCAACGGTATGTGTCCCCACCTCGGTCCCGGAAGTACATGTAGCCCAGCTCATCCATCACCAACACATCACCTAGTGTAGACGTAGAAAGCAAATAACTGCCGTTCTTGGTTTAATACTGGCATAACAATCATAATACCCATACTAATCACTGACAAAAGAACTGTGACGATACTCCAGTGCCATTATTTTTCAGGGTTTAAATTTTCAGGATTGGATTTAAATACCTATTTAAAAGAACTGTtaatttttgcatatttttaaatgaacacagcTAGTGGAGTTAACTGTTACAATGCAATGTAAATGCTATGATAATTTGTATGTACGTAAGTACGAAAATTGGAAACCTGATAAATAGGCAGAGTCATTGtttttgaagacattttgaGCAATCTTCTTCCTTGTAGCATCCTGATTGGCGTAGCCATCAAAGCGCCGCAACGGGTCCTGCTGGTTGATACGACCTACCAGAAGCCCTGGCTCCCCTGCAAGACATAAAAGAGTGTAATATTGTttttccaatgttttttttttaaagctttcaaGAAATCATTAATTAGTTGTTACCAGGGCGGCAAGGCACACAGAGGCCCTGGCTGTCACGAATCAACTCCATGGTGTCTTCATCCACTCTCACCAGACGAATGGGGTATACATTTGGGAGAATGCGACTGTTGAATCCACAGGCTCcaacctgaaaaaaataattagctaCACTCTGCTCATATTCACATTTTATCCACAAAGATGAAGAAGCAGTATTGGGAATAATGACCTTGCCATCCATGTTGGCAATGCTACAGTTACATTCAGTTGCTCCATAGAACTCGCCAATCTGTGCCACCCCAAAACGTTCTGTGAAGGCCTCCCACACGCTGGGGCGCAGCCCATTTCCCACTGCCAGGCGAACTTTGTGGCCCTTTTCCGATGGCCGTACCGGCTGAGACAGCAAGTAGCGGCAGATTTCACCAATATACTGCACAACCTACGAAGGGAAAGCGATCTTGTTACTTGTGGTAGTATAtgtataacattttttattaactggtggattttattaaatgtggaACTTCTCAATATGTTTCAAACATAAACCCTTACAGTGCAGTTGTACTTAATGCAATCTTCCCAGAAACGGCTGGCAGAGAATTTCTTCTTCACTACCACAGTGAGGCCATGAATCAGACACTGACCAACTCCCATGATGTTGCCTAGCAAGATGAAAAGGCTCACACTTCAGTTATGCAAACTGCAGGGTAAACATTATCTACGTATAAAGA includes these proteins:
- the slc27a1a gene encoding long-chain fatty acid transport protein 1a; translated protein: MHNAASVSVSLGSLGLLRLFGVSWSWSLAAGLGVYLGTRSWKYFYIAVRTAKRDLNGLYVLMRVKLALWRYMRNGSNIPSIFAQTVKLHPNKPALIYEATGETWTFTQLDELSNAVAHWAKGQGWVSGDVVALFMESRPLQVALWLGLAKVGVEAALINFNLRHDSLLHCIGVSGSRAIVFGAELADALLEITSSINQSMVRFCTGDLSAEHLSRLGAISLDPVLASASRHSPSPCVPPKGMNDRLFYIYTSGTTGMPKAAIVVHSRYYRIAAFGYFAFRMRPDDIIYDCLPLYHSAGNIMGVGQCLIHGLTVVVKKKFSASRFWEDCIKYNCTVVQYIGEICRYLLSQPVRPSEKGHKVRLAVGNGLRPSVWEAFTERFGVAQIGEFYGATECNCSIANMDGKVGACGFNSRILPNVYPIRLVRVDEDTMELIRDSQGLCVPCRPGEPGLLVGRINQQDPLRRFDGYANQDATRKKIAQNVFKNNDSAYLSGDVLVMDELGYMYFRDRGGDTYRWRGENVSTTEVEGILSSLLGQTDVAVYGVTVPGVEGKAGMAAIANTTGCFDWNSFLQKVQLALPPYARPVFLRISPHVDTTGTFKIQKTRLQREGYDPRLTTDQIYFLNTRAARYEAVDEELYNAISEGRMSL